GAAGTACATGTTGTCTATCGTCGTGGTATGGAAGAATTACCGGCAAGAAAAGAAGAAATTCATCATGCGATTGAAGAAGGCATTATTTTTGATTTACTTAACAATCCATTAGAGATTATTGGTGAAGATGCAAAAGTATCTGGGATGAAAGTGATTGAGATGGAACTTGGAGAACCGGATGCTTCTGGACGTCGCCGACCTGTTGAAATTCCAGGAAGTGAAAAGGTCATTGATGCAGATACGGTTATTATTGCAATTGGACAAACGCCTAATCCACTATTAACCGATGCAACACCTAATCTTGAATTGAATAAATGGAACTGCCTGCAAGTTAATGAAGAGACAATGGAAACAACTGTTCCCAATGTTTATGCAGGTGGAGACGCTGTTACAGGGGCTGCAACGGTAATCCTTGCCATGGGCGCAGGGAAAAAGGCTGCAAAGGCTATGTACAACAAATTAATATTAAATCAATAAAAGCTATTTAAAAAAGGCTTGTATTAGTAAATGAATTTACTAATACAAGCCCTTTTTTATGTATTCTTTTTTGTTTTTTGAGAGGTTAAAGATTAAACAGTTCTATAAAGTGTGGGACAAAGATGATTAATCCAATAATCACAGCAGCGATGGCGCTAATCAATACACCACCCGCACATATATCTTTAACTACTTTTACAACATCATGGTGGTTGGGTTCAAGCCAATCCAGAGTTTTTTCAATGGCGGTATTAAATATTTCAGAGATAATGACCAGCGCTGATACAAGATGCAAAAAAAGCCACTCCAATATACTAATGCCTAAAAACAAACTAAGAATAACCATGAAACAATAAACGCAAATATGGATACGAAAATTGCGCTCAGATTTAAAGGTGAATATAATGCCATCAATTGCATGACGCATACTTTTTTTAAACATAGGCGATACCTCTTAATTGGTGCATTTTTTTAGTGGGGAAGTACTATTGTCAAGTGAAGTGCTTTCATGAATAATAGTAAGCATAGAGTTAATTATAGTGTTC
This sequence is a window from Vallitaleaceae bacterium 9-2. Protein-coding genes within it:
- a CDS encoding diacylglycerol kinase family protein encodes the protein MFKKSMRHAIDGIIFTFKSERNFRIHICVYCFMVILSLFLGISILEWLFLHLVSALVIISEIFNTAIEKTLDWLEPNHHDVVKVVKDICAGGVLISAIAAVIIGLIIFVPHFIELFNL